GCCGCAAGACACTGTCTGAATGGATAACCGCGACCTACCGCGCGCTCGATGCGCTCGGCATGCATGCTGCGCTGGCGGTCGATGCCGCCGGGATGCAGGTCATCGCCATGCTGGAGACCTTGAAGCAGGATTGCGCTTCGTCTTCGCACGCATTCTCGTTTGCGGAATGGCGCGCCTTCATCGGCCTGCAGCTGGAATCGACGCCATTTGTGCCGGCTGACTTCGACCGCCGCGTCGTGATGCTGCAATTGAACGGTGCGCGCTTGCGTGCATTCGACGCGGTGTTGATGGTGGGCGCGGATGCGGATCATTTGCCGTCACAGCTGGACGAGACCCTGTTCTTCGCCAATGCGGTGCGGCGCGAGCTTGGTCTTGCGACCCGCGAGATGCGGCATCGCGCGCAGCTGCGTGACTTTGCCGAATTGCTGACCGTCAATCGCGAGGTGGTGTTGTCGTGGCAGACATTCACGTCAGGCGAACCCAATCCGCCGAGTCCGTGGATCGAGCGCCTGCAGTTGGCGCTGGAGCGCGCGGGGGCAGCGCCATTGCCGATGCATCGCGTGGAAATCGCGCCGCATCTGCTGACGGCGCAGACGGTCGCAATGCCCGCCCCGGTCGCGCCACATCTGGTGCCTTCCAGGCTGTCTGCCAGCGGCTACAACAGCCTGGTAGCCTGCCCCTACCAGTTCTTTGCGACGCGCATGCTGGAACTGCAGGGCATGGACGAGTTGTCCGACATGCCGGAAAAGCGCGATTACGGTGACTGGCTGCACCGCATATTGACCACGTATCACGAGACGCTGCGCGACAACGGGAGCGCGCTGCAGGATCGCGCGAGCCTGCTGCAGCAGATTTCGCAGCAGGTGTTCGACGATGAAATCGCCCGCAGCGGGGCCGCGCTCGGCTACTACAGCCGCTGGCAAAAGGCCATGCCGGCCTATCTCGAATGGGCCAATGCGCGTGAAAGCGAAGGCTGGCATTTCGTCATGGGCGAGGGGAAGTTCGACAAGACGCTGCATTGGGAAGACGGAAAAATCACGCTGCATGGGCGCATTGACCGCATCGACGAAAACGGCGCTGGCGAACGCGCGGTGCTCGACTACAAGACAAAAAATTCGACCGCGCTGCGCGACAGGCTGAAAGAGGGCGAGGATCATCAGCTCGCCTTCTACGGACTGCTGTCCGATCGGCCGGTGGCTCATGCCTCATACGTCGCGCTCGAGCCGGTCAAGGACAAGACCGGCGCAGTCGATGCGCCGAACTATGAAGAGTGGCAGCGCGCGCTGCAGGCGCAAGTGGTGGCGAACATGCATGCGATCGCGGGCGGCGCGCCCTTGCGCGCCAGCGGAATCAATCGTGTGTGCGGGTTTTGCGAAGTGCGCGGATTGTGCCGCAAGGGAGCGTGGGAATGAGCATGTCGTCCACGTTACCCACTTTGCCGCGTGCCTGCGAAATCAATGGCGAGGCCGTCAGCGCGCAACAGTTCATCCGCATCGCCTGCGATCCGCAGCGTTCCGTGGTGGTGGAGGCATGCGCCGGCAGTGGCAAGACCTGGCTGCTGGTGGGGCGCATGCTGCGGCTGCTGCTGGCCGGGGCGGAGCCGGCCGAACTGCTGGCGATCACCTTCACCCGCAAGGCGGCGCAGGAAATGCGCGAACGCCTGATCCACCTGCTGCGTGATCTTGCGCTGAAACCGGAGCCTGAAGTCCTCGCCCTCTTGTTAGAGCGGGGTGTGGACGAGCGAGACGTACCGCAGTTGCTGCCGATCGCGCGCGGCTTGTATGAGCGCGTCCTGTCGAGTGCGCAATCCTTGTCGATCGACACCTTTCACAGCTGGTTCGCGCGCTTGATCCAGATCGCGCCGCTGACGTCCGGCGTGCCGCACGGTTATGCATTGACGGAGACCACCGGTGAATTGCTGACGGAGGCCTATAGCCGCTTGATGCAGGCGATCAATGACGAGCGGTATCGCGAGACGCGCGACGCATTGCTGATGCTGTACGAACTGGCCGGCGACTGGAATGCGGATCGCTTGCTCGACGCCTTTGTCGGCAAGCGCGCGGAGTGGTGGGCGGCGAACCAGGGCGCGACGGAAGAATCGGCCAGCATGCCCTTGCAGTGGCTGCACGAGCTTTGTGGCGGCGATGCGGAAAGCGACGCGCGGCTGGCGCTGTGGGATGACACGCGACTTTGTGCACGGATCGAGGACATGGCCCGTTTGCTTGGGCAGGGGGCCAAGCGCAATCAGGAGCGTGCCGTACTGATCGAAAGCGCGCTCACCGTCGGTCCCGACGTGGAAAATTTCACTCAGCTGCTCGCGCAGTTCCGTGACGACAAGGGCGAGCCGAAGGGTAATGACCACCGGCGCGGAAAGCTGCTTGCCGCGATCGAGCAGCAGCTGGGTGTAGATGGCGTGAGCGTCTTCGAACAGGAGTTCGCCGAGATCGGCGAGTTATTGCTGCAGCGTCAGCGCCGCAGTTGCGAGTCGCTTGTGCTGGCATTGAACAGCGCCTTGTTCACGGTCGGCGCGGCTTATCTCGAACGCTACCAGTCGGTCAAGGCCGAGCAGCGCGCATTCGATTTCAGCGATCTGGAATGGCACGCCTACCGCTTGCTGACCAACGAAGAGCATGCGGCGTATCTGCAAAGCCGGCTGGATGCGCGCTACAAGCACATTCTGCTCGACGAGTTCCAGGACACCAATCCGCTGCAATGGAGCATCGTGCGCGCGTGGCTGAATGCCTACGGCGACGACACCCAGCCGCCCAGCGTATTTGTCGTCGGCGATCCCAAGCAATCCATTTACCGCTTCCGCCGCGCCGAGCCGCGCGTGTTCAGCGCCGCGCGCGATCTGCTGGCGGCGCAGGGCGCGGATGTCCTGCGCACCAACCAGACGCGCCGCAACGCCGGCGAAATCGTCGCCGCGCTCAACGCGGGTTTTGTCGCCAATCCGATCTTTGCGCCGCAAACGACGCTGGCGGATGCGGGTGGCGTGGTATGGCGGCTGCCGCTGATTCAGGAGAAGGAAGCCGCGAAGGCGGACTCATCGGGCTTCGTTTTGCGCGATCCGCTGACCACGCCGCGTGCGGAGGAAGAAGATGCGCGCCGTCTCGACGAAGGGCGCGCCGTCGCCGAGGCGATCGTGGCGGCGAAGCAGGAGCTCGCGCTGCAGCAAGGCCGCGAAACGAAGTGGTCCGACGTCATGCTGCTGGTGAAGAAGCGCGCCTACCTGAGCGCATACGAAAGCGCATTGCGCGAAGCGGGCATCCCGTTCGTGTCGGACAAGCGCGGCGGCTTGCTCGAGTCACTTGAGGTCGCCGACCTGATCGCCCTGCTGACTTTCCTGATCACGCCGGGCGACAATCGCGCCCTGGCACACGTATTGAAATCGCCGATCGTCGGGGCGAGCGACGACGACCTGATTGCACTTGCCGGACGCAGCGAGGGCGCATGGTGGCCGCGCATGCAGATTGCCGCGCGCGATGGCGCATCCGAGGCAATCAAGCGCGCCGCCGGATTGCTGGAACACTGGCTGGCCGAGGCGCCGCATCTGCCGGTGCACGACTTGCTCGATCTGATCCTGCATGAAGGCCAATTGATTGCGCGCTATGCGCAGGCGGCGCTGCCGTTGGTGCGCAGCCAGGTGGTCGGCAATATCGAGGCATTCACGGAGCTGGCGCTGAATCTGGATGCCGGCCGATATCCGAGTCTGCCGAAGTTCATCGATGCGTTGCGCATCCTGAAGAAGGGCGCGGATTCCGATGCGCCGGACGAGGCGAATATCGATGCCGCCGCGGATGCGGTGCGCATCCTGACCATCCACAGCGCGAAGGGACTGGAAGCGCCGATCGTGGTGGTGCTGGACGCAAACCATAGCGAGCCGGCGCGCGACGATCTCGGCATTCTGTGCGACTGGCCGCAGGATGCGGATGCGCCCACGCATTTCTCTGCATTCGGACGCAAGCCGGAGCGCGGCGCGGCGCGCGATGCACTGTTCGAAGCGGAGGAGAACTTCAAGGGGCAAGAGGACTGGAACCTGCTGTATGTCGCCGTCACGCGCGCCAGGAATATCCTGGTCGTCAGCGGCGTCGCCGGCGGACGCGGCGCACTCGAGGACGGCACCATCGACGGCAGCTGGTACCAGCGGATGCAGCATGTTCCGGAAACGATTCTGGAACCGGTCCAGGTTGCGCAGTGCCACGGCGAGCGTGCCCGCGACAGCGAGTTCATCCTGCCCATCTTCGATCCGCCGCAGCTGCCCGGCGTTGTCAAGCCGGACACGGCGCGTAGCGCGGCGATCGATGAGGGGGTTGCCCTGCACACCTTGCTCGAGCGCCTGACGCAATTGCCTCAATGGCCGCTCCTCATGCCGGACGCGGAGACGCTTGCACGCTGGCTGCCGTGCTCGCGTCAGACGGCGCAAAAGGTGCGCGAATCGGCGTTGACAATCCTCTCGCAAACGGAACTGGAAAGATTCTTCAATCCGCATCACTACCGCATCGCGCGCAACGAGATGGAAGTGATATTCGATGGCGCACTGCTGCGGTTTGATCGCGTGGTCGTGTTTGATGATGAAGTGTGGATACTCGACTACAAGCGCGATCTGCTCGAGAGCGAACGCATGGACTATGGCGCACAGCTGGCACGTTATCGCAGCGCGGCAACGGCGGTATTTCCTGACAGGCAGATCAAGTCGGCGCTCATCACCGCCGATGGCAGATTGTGGGTCGTGGATTGAACGGCATGACGATGGGCTGCATTGCACCGTCTGTTTGCGTGTTGTTCGAAACAGGGCACAGCGGCAGATCCCCGGACGTCTTGCCATCCACCAGTGCAAAACGAGCCGGGTACGCCGCTGTCCGATAGAGTCCTTCGGACGCCGGATCAGACCAGCGCTTTTGCCTTGAGTTTGCCGAATTCTTCCTGATTGATGGTGCCTGCATCGAGAAGTGCCTTGGCCTCGGCAATCTGCGTGCTCGGCGATTTCCCGGCCACGTTCCGGATGTAGGCGTCGGTTTCGGATTTTGCGTGCTGGAGGTGGGCTCGCTGTCTCTCTGCCATGCCGCGGCCGCGGACAAGGATGTAGACCAGCGCAGTCAATAGCGGCAGGAAGACCAGAAAGATGATCCACAGAACCTTTGGGAGTCCGCCAAGTTCGCTGTCCCTGAAGAGATCGATGATGACCTGGAACAGGACGAACAGATAGGCCACGAAGAAGAAAGTCGAAACCAGCAGCATGATGAAATCCCAAAAGTTGCTCATTGCACTTCTCCCGAAAAATAGTGGATGCAGATAAAACGGCGTGGAATCCTCTCGAAGCTCTGGAATCAATCGCTTTTCAATCATTGAGAGCCGCTAGTCACACGATATACGCCGAACTGCGCAAATTGCAGATTTCACGCTGAAGGGATGAGAATCGTCATGGTCCTCTCCGAAAGGAAAGAGTTCGACGGCGCGTCTTCTCGACAATTCTGAAAAAATTTCCATCGTCCGATGATCGGGGCCATGACAAGTGCAGCGCTGCTGCGCTTTTTTACGAACACCATGCCGAGGTGGAAGAAGAACGCGACGGTGGCAGATCGGAACCTGATTCCTCGCCATTCGACGCTCGGCTGCGTCCGTTCCATGGCGTCCAATGAAGATCATGAGGCCGGATCGACGTCCACGGAGACCGACCGCGCGACGCTTATTGCAAGACCGCGCGAGGATCAGAGCGAATTCAGAGAGAAATCGACCCGTTGATGATCATCCGCATTCGAATCTGAACCCGTGCCAGATCCCGGTGGAAGGTCTTGACACGAAATGGATCGAGCCGCGCCGCCAGATTGCCCTGCAGTGGCTGGTGGTCATTCGCGGAATCGTCGGACGCGGCTATGCAGTCGAGGTGCTCGCTGAACTCCCCAGCGGCTGACCAAATTCCACCGGCAGTACCAAGCGGTCACTGCCATGCACGCGGGTTGTATGAAGGGTGGGCAATGGGATGCTTACAGCACTTTCGATTGGAAGGACAGGCTTGCCGCGACGGCAAGTTGTTATTCCAGACATCTCAATGTGCCGTTAAGTATTTCCCGCCCAAATATAAAGTATAAATTGTCCAAAACTCTGCTCGCGATATCGAAAAATCCGCGCCGTTACAGCGATAGAGAATCCGCTAATTTTTCTTGGATAAAGCATATCCTGGCCAATCGCCAAGAAATAAAACATATCGTGACCAAAAAAATCATAAGCATTTTTTGTGAGAATTTGCTTGCTTTTCGGGTGCTCGCTTTTCGACATAGCGATGGAGGCACGGCAGTTTTTCAGCACCGCCATACGGCGACTAGAAACTAATTTGCAAATAGCACCGAAAAACACCACTTTTCGCAAATAAGTTGGACTGCCTCCCTTCTCCGACGGGCATTCCCTAAAGGGCGCTGGAGCCCAAAGGCTATGCCCTTCCCCTTGATTGTCCTCAAATAGCCTTACGCAAAATGCTGTTTATATATACAGTATTCTGCGATTTGAGAGGGCGTGATGAGCAACGATGTGGAGATGGAAGAAGCGAAATATTCCCGAGTACCTGCGGATTTCCCACGTCCAGTGCATTTCGGTGCCGTCCCCGGTATGCAACCCAAACTCTTGGCGACAAAGTACAACGGTCGCTTCTACTCACCCGGATGCAGCCCGCCTGAACTCTTCGAGCGTTGGGACATTTGCGAAGACCTAGCCAATCAATTAGCCACCAAATCGTTGGAATCAAAAGCCGGTAAGCGGGCCCACATGACGGAAGCGCAGATACTCGACCAATATCTGCCGAGGCTGATTGAGACCAAATGGACATCTGAGCCAGAGGCACGTTGGGTGATTCGTCGCACGGCGGAAATAATCGGGTGGCCCGTACCTGCCTCGGCCACTGAGTCCTCGGAGTAAACGATGCCAGTACGCGGAGGTGGGGGAAGCCCACGCCAAGTTCTTGACTTTGTCGAAGCTCTGCCTAAGGACATACACACACTATTGGGGCGTCGAACGAGTGGCTGGTTCGTCTAGAAACGTTCAAGCATTTCCCGAATGGCTTCTTGTGTCTGAGGAGCGCTGATGCCGAGATTTCCATCCGTCTGAATGAGATTGTCCCGGCACCACGACGGCCACCCCAGATGGTCGTCGTCAATCGCAAACCAGGATTTCGGCCCGCGCCGAAACACATCGTTCGCTATCTGTCCACCGCGAGGCAAAAACACAAACTCCTCTTTTCGCATTTCACGTTTATGGAATGTCGCCCCAATGACTCGTTCTTGTAAGCCAGGGCTAAGTTGCCTTTTTGCGTAATCAAAGCTGCGAACTCGTACCCAAGACGTCGACAACACAATCGCCACTGACGGATGCGGCGCCAAAAGCTGCTCCAGGATAGGTATCCATTCGAACAGTACACGACCGGGCGTGGCCAGGTAAATGCCTCGCCGAGGGTGAAAATAGACTGCCTCGTCATGCAGCACGCCATCGAAGTCCAGATACAGGATTTTCTCGGCGGAGCGTGTTCTTGGCATGGGAATTCACCTCGTGGTTTATCGAATAACGAACAACGGCAAAGAGAAAATTGCCCAACGCTCCAGAGTACTGTCCGGCCTAGGCGTCCGAACTCGTCTAGTGCAGCTTGGACCGCAGCCAGCGCATCTTGGGCGAGTTCTCTAGATGCGCTTCCTTGCCGCGGCTGTCGGGTAGAAACTGGGCGCCTGGAAGGCAATGCGGTTCCGCGCATACTGCCTCCATGAAGGGGAACGCACAGAAGGAACTCGCACGCAAGGATATTGGCTACAAAGAGCTGTCACGCGCTTTGGAAGCCTCGGCATCGATGAAGACGTCGAACAAAATCAGCCGCGGCACATTCAGCTTCGCCTTCTTCCTGCAATGCATGCGAGCGCTCGGGTCGATGCAATAAAGTTGCGCGACAAACGCGGCGAATCAAGGCTCAGGTTCATCACGTAATTGCGCACGAAGAAGCCTTTGTGCATCAAGTAATTTCTCTGCGGTGAAACCGGTCCATTCATCGCACAGAACAACAAGGCCCTGCTGGTCCAGCTGACACT
The Noviherbaspirillum cavernae DNA segment above includes these coding regions:
- a CDS encoding DUF6471 domain-containing protein, whose amino-acid sequence is MKGNAQKELARKDIGYKELSRALEASASMKTSNKISRGTFSFAFFLQCMRALGSMQ
- a CDS encoding SHOCT domain-containing protein, translating into MIEKRLIPELREDSTPFYLHPLFFGRSAMSNFWDFIMLLVSTFFFVAYLFVLFQVIIDLFRDSELGGLPKVLWIIFLVFLPLLTALVYILVRGRGMAERQRAHLQHAKSETDAYIRNVAGKSPSTQIAEAKALLDAGTINQEEFGKLKAKALV
- a CDS encoding HAD domain-containing protein yields the protein MPRTRSAEKILYLDFDGVLHDEAVYFHPRRGIYLATPGRVLFEWIPILEQLLAPHPSVAIVLSTSWVRVRSFDYAKRQLSPGLQERVIGATFHKREMRKEEFVFLPRGGQIANDVFRRGPKSWFAIDDDHLGWPSWCRDNLIQTDGNLGISAPQTQEAIREMLERF
- a CDS encoding UvrD-helicase domain-containing protein gives rise to the protein MSMSSTLPTLPRACEINGEAVSAQQFIRIACDPQRSVVVEACAGSGKTWLLVGRMLRLLLAGAEPAELLAITFTRKAAQEMRERLIHLLRDLALKPEPEVLALLLERGVDERDVPQLLPIARGLYERVLSSAQSLSIDTFHSWFARLIQIAPLTSGVPHGYALTETTGELLTEAYSRLMQAINDERYRETRDALLMLYELAGDWNADRLLDAFVGKRAEWWAANQGATEESASMPLQWLHELCGGDAESDARLALWDDTRLCARIEDMARLLGQGAKRNQERAVLIESALTVGPDVENFTQLLAQFRDDKGEPKGNDHRRGKLLAAIEQQLGVDGVSVFEQEFAEIGELLLQRQRRSCESLVLALNSALFTVGAAYLERYQSVKAEQRAFDFSDLEWHAYRLLTNEEHAAYLQSRLDARYKHILLDEFQDTNPLQWSIVRAWLNAYGDDTQPPSVFVVGDPKQSIYRFRRAEPRVFSAARDLLAAQGADVLRTNQTRRNAGEIVAALNAGFVANPIFAPQTTLADAGGVVWRLPLIQEKEAAKADSSGFVLRDPLTTPRAEEEDARRLDEGRAVAEAIVAAKQELALQQGRETKWSDVMLLVKKRAYLSAYESALREAGIPFVSDKRGGLLESLEVADLIALLTFLITPGDNRALAHVLKSPIVGASDDDLIALAGRSEGAWWPRMQIAARDGASEAIKRAAGLLEHWLAEAPHLPVHDLLDLILHEGQLIARYAQAALPLVRSQVVGNIEAFTELALNLDAGRYPSLPKFIDALRILKKGADSDAPDEANIDAAADAVRILTIHSAKGLEAPIVVVLDANHSEPARDDLGILCDWPQDADAPTHFSAFGRKPERGAARDALFEAEENFKGQEDWNLLYVAVTRARNILVVSGVAGGRGALEDGTIDGSWYQRMQHVPETILEPVQVAQCHGERARDSEFILPIFDPPQLPGVVKPDTARSAAIDEGVALHTLLERLTQLPQWPLLMPDAETLARWLPCSRQTAQKVRESALTILSQTELERFFNPHHYRIARNEMEVIFDGALLRFDRVVVFDDEVWILDYKRDLLESERMDYGAQLARYRSAATAVFPDRQIKSALITADGRLWVVD
- a CDS encoding PD-(D/E)XK nuclease family protein, with amino-acid sequence MLQSPLLIAPAAGFWSQTARILLDHGMLSEFGDSRMQDFSAIRIVVPSFSHAPFLKAALAERLQHAFIPPRITTLQAWLAMAPPDSAEAQTVSDSERLMELYAELRQHGWLKKLFAARRNTDLLPLAQTLLTLFDELTRALLPSIQLSPDAAEARWQAALEQIAPAARSMLSDEAQLVWSLWKSQLDTSDPTARRFARMMRLAEQADAPLVWIGAVEADAMENAFLAAYGARQPVVPVRLDWRASAIEPVCALAWREILDDDESIAANGGECGAAATPAGVTLCATGSLEDEAVRGAQTIIDWLQQGKSSVAVIAQDRVVARRIRALLERAQIQVSDETGWKLSTTRTASALAALLDAVATRAETSSLLDLLKSPFLFAEVDGKSERVMAIEHALRRANVLGGWESAVAALSSDPLAQDSLQRIAQQARHFTGRKTLSEWITATYRALDALGMHAALAVDAAGMQVIAMLETLKQDCASSSHAFSFAEWRAFIGLQLESTPFVPADFDRRVVMLQLNGARLRAFDAVLMVGADADHLPSQLDETLFFANAVRRELGLATREMRHRAQLRDFAELLTVNREVVLSWQTFTSGEPNPPSPWIERLQLALERAGAAPLPMHRVEIAPHLLTAQTVAMPAPVAPHLVPSRLSASGYNSLVACPYQFFATRMLELQGMDELSDMPEKRDYGDWLHRILTTYHETLRDNGSALQDRASLLQQISQQVFDDEIARSGAALGYYSRWQKAMPAYLEWANARESEGWHFVMGEGKFDKTLHWEDGKITLHGRIDRIDENGAGERAVLDYKTKNSTALRDRLKEGEDHQLAFYGLLSDRPVAHASYVALEPVKDKTGAVDAPNYEEWQRALQAQVVANMHAIAGGAPLRASGINRVCGFCEVRGLCRKGAWE